A DNA window from Patescibacteria group bacterium contains the following coding sequences:
- a CDS encoding small basic family protein, protein MLLIALGLILGLSVGAFLQFDIPPEYTRYTAVAIIGLLDSIFGAVKAQVEKKYDTTVFVSGLLFNMIIAMVITFFGDKLNLDLYLAIIIAFTIRILSNIGSIKTFTVSSIKRRSAKVEEMN, encoded by the coding sequence ATGTTATTAATTGCCTTGGGCTTAATTTTAGGACTATCAGTTGGAGCTTTCCTGCAATTTGATATTCCACCGGAATACACTCGATACACTGCAGTCGCAATAATCGGTCTTCTCGACTCTATTTTTGGCGCGGTAAAAGCGCAGGTTGAGAAAAAGTATGATACCACTGTCTTTGTATCAGGCCTTTTGTTTAACATGATAATCGCCATGGTCATAACATTCTTTGGCGACAAATTAAACCTGGACCTATACCTAGCAATCATCATCGCATTTACCATTCGTATACTTTCCAACATTGGCTCAATCAAAACTTTTACAGTTTCAAGTATCAAAAGACGGTCCGCCAAAGTTGAAGAAATGAACTAA